A window of Deinococcus cellulosilyticus NBRC 106333 = KACC 11606 genomic DNA:
GATGGTTTGAGGGCGTTTGATGAGCTGCTCCTGTTTCAGCTCCATGTAGTAGGCTGCGGGTTGAGCGGCAAGGGCAGATGACAGGCAAAACACCGCTAGGGCCGACAAAGACATCTGTGAAAGTTTCATACTCCTTGAGGATACACCATTTTTCACCTTTTGTGAAAGTTTCATACTTCTTGGAGCAAAAAAAGATGTACCAGATTCACTCATCATCAAAATCCGGCGCACTGAGAACACCTCCTGCAGCTCGCTTCATGAAACTGGAGATCTCGTCTTGCAAACCCTCGGTGTCCTTGTGCACCACTGGACTGACCGGAGGGGCTTCTGTTCCCATGGTTGGGGCCAAAGGCAGGCCTTCAAGCCCTTCATCTTCGTCTTCATCGGTGGCCTGGGACTGGGTGCCCACTGCAGGCGGTGGGTATTTCTTGGCTTTCTCCCACTCCGGCAACACAAACGGTTCCATCCGGTAACCCGCAATGAGCGGAAACTCGTTGGACTGCACGATCACCCGTCCACCGGGCAGGGTTCTGGCGCTTTCCACAGTGATGAGTTCCTTGGCGGTCAACCCCAGAGAGTCAGAAGAACTGTCGTTGCCTTCCGACTGCCGGGAATCTTCCACCATGAACTTGCCGCTCACTGCAGACATGTACTTGGCGGTCCCTTCGTCCTTGGGCGTGAAGAAAATCTTTGTGTGGGTGTTGGATTGCACGGTTTCCATGCCTGCAGCACCATACAGGGTCTCCAGCTGGGACATCGACTGAATGTAAATGGCGGTGATCATGCCACGTCCGGCAACCGTGGCGGTGAGCTGGGGCAACTCCGGCACGGTGATTCGTCCAGCTTCATCGAACACCAACAGAATCGGCTCAAACTTCTTCTCAGGGTGCAGGTCGTAATTTCGGATGATGGATTCCACAATCGACAAAATCACCACACTGAAGCTGTTCACCGTGTACTTCAGGTCAGATTCACGGAACACCAGGTAGAGGCTGCTTTTCTTCTCCACCAGGTCAGCGGCCCGGAAGTCCTGCCCACCCGTCATGGTGAGGATGCCATTGCCGAACAGGTACACCATTTTGGTGATCAGGTTCATCCAGGCGTTGTTGAGGAATTTGTCTGAGCCGTAACTTTCCCAGTTGTACTTGTGGGGGGCTTCCCCCAGGAACAGCCGCACGAAACCCCTCACCGACTTGTTTTTGGTGGCAGAGTAGATGGTGGTCATGCACTCTTTGATGCCCAGGTTCAGGCTGTCCCGCACAAAAGGCAGCACGGGCTTGTTCAGCAGCTTTGCAGTTTTCACAATCGCAAACAGGGCGAAGGTTGCACGCATGGCAAACGCACTGTTCGACCCATCAGCCTGCGGGTTCAGCAGGGCCGTGCAGGAAGCCAGCAGCTGCTCATCCGTCTCCCGGTCCATGAAGGGGTCGTACTGGTTGGTGTACGTTCCAGTGCTGGGATTGAGCACGTAAACATCCTGACCCATCACCTCTTTGCGGTAACCTGCAGTGGTCTGGTAAAACTCGCCCTTGATGTCCACCACAATCATGGAGCCTTTCCAGTTGAGCAAATTGGCAAAGATGTTGAGGCCTTTGCCGCTTCTGGATGGACCCACCACCAGCAGGTGACCCACCTCCTTGCGGCCTGCCACACCAGGTCGGAGGGCAATCATCTTGTTGTAAGCGAAGCCCAGCAAGATCTCATTTCCTTTGCGGTTTTCCACAAACAGTTCTTTGATCTCCTGCTCTGTGGCCCAGTGGGCGTTGTAAGGCGGCTTGTAGAACGCATCTTTGCCGTTGAAGAACAACAGCACAGCCAGGGCGAACGCAGCTGCACCAAAATACACCGCCGTGTTCCCCACGAACAGCAGGTTGTAGAAGATCAAAGCCACACTGGCATAGATCAAAAGCATTTTCAGCATGAACAGGGGGTAACGGACTATCATTGTTTCACCTTCGCCATGGCCAGGGTTCCAGCAGGCTTGCTGGTCGATTTCTCTTTGAGTTCATCCACACGTCCAGCGGCCACCCGGACCTGTCTGCGGTACGCCGTTTCAGGCTTCCAGATCCGGGCATACCACCAGAACACCGCACCCAACACGAAGTTGGTCAGATGCACAGCTTTCAACCAGTCTGGAATCTTCCAGGACTGCAGATAAACATTGGCACATGCCTGCTGTCCTTCACCAAAACACTTTGCCAGATACTTCATCACATTCATGGGCTCCCCATACTGAACAAGGTACTGGCGCTTCACCGAATCCAGCACTTCAACAGCGCTGTTGAAGAAATCACTGGCACCCAGCAGAATCGAACTTGAAAGCAAAACCACGCCTGTTAACATCAACCATTTTGGCCTCAAATCTACATGCATTTCTCGCA
This region includes:
- a CDS encoding type IV secretory system conjugative DNA transfer family protein — encoded protein: MIVRYPLFMLKMLLIYASVALIFYNLLFVGNTAVYFGAAAFALAVLLFFNGKDAFYKPPYNAHWATEQEIKELFVENRKGNEILLGFAYNKMIALRPGVAGRKEVGHLLVVGPSRSGKGLNIFANLLNWKGSMIVVDIKGEFYQTTAGYRKEVMGQDVYVLNPSTGTYTNQYDPFMDRETDEQLLASCTALLNPQADGSNSAFAMRATFALFAIVKTAKLLNKPVLPFVRDSLNLGIKECMTTIYSATKNKSVRGFVRLFLGEAPHKYNWESYGSDKFLNNAWMNLITKMVYLFGNGILTMTGGQDFRAADLVEKKSSLYLVFRESDLKYTVNSFSVVILSIVESIIRNYDLHPEKKFEPILLVFDEAGRITVPELPQLTATVAGRGMITAIYIQSMSQLETLYGAAGMETVQSNTHTKIFFTPKDEGTAKYMSAVSGKFMVEDSRQSEGNDSSSDSLGLTAKELITVESARTLPGGRVIVQSNEFPLIAGYRMEPFVLPEWEKAKKYPPPAVGTQSQATDEDEDEGLEGLPLAPTMGTEAPPVSPVVHKDTEGLQDEISSFMKRAAGGVLSAPDFDDE